cacttaatatggttttattgaagataagtagacaacctcatattattaatgtttttcagattcacaccaagaagaggaatatgttagagcatcagcggttaaatgatcttgtctacattcaatataatcgccgacttcaagcaaggttccaagaaagaaaagaacaatttagaaactacaatccattgttgctcgatgatcttaattggagtagtgagtggatgattggtgaatcagatgatgaattagtgcatcctgagaatgatgtcacttagagagatgttgatagagcacttggagcatcttcatCTTATCAAAGCCacaatagaccaaggagggctccagcatctaccagtggaaccaatctttgctatacccggcgtggtaggagggttgagcttgaggattcgtcagatgaagaagtggatgagatgagtgaagaggatattcgtgatgatgaaaacattgaggatgattatggcatagctccaaatgatgcaagccagcaacagaatgcagatgaagaagaagattttaatttaattactgatttggattgaaagcctttgagtcttagaactttgacgtattttgagtctttaaactttaaagttttttgagtccttgaacttttaagtatttgactttcattgtttactaaattcttagcattttagtttattttatgttttagcttcattgaagtttaaagttttttagaatgattaagaatccccaggttagtcacttctcatccatttaatttggcatctcgatttttactttcgatgtattttaattctaagttcttaattacttctttgacaggagtagaaatatagtggatgaccttagggcttaggcactcattatggcatcatagaggtaagtataataaatacttgtatattttatgtcttcttttctttatatttataattttatttcataattatgtatttatattatatgttaatatgttatgatgattgatgattgaatattgatgattgatgattgatgattgatgattcataatgaattgatgatgaacttagtttattcactttattgatttgtttttttgatgaatatcttacattggtatgaatataaacatttaatatttatttagcatatgagtaataggattcaactagtatttgagtcaaatagattggttttataaaaaaaaagtacacaagaacactttagtcaataaggcgacactTTATGCtcgccttattgctaaggcgacgctttatgctcgtcttattgctaaggcgctccgacagACCGTCAAACGCCTCTGTcgcaccagcgccttaaaaactatgctttgAGAGGATCATTatcatgaaattcattttttacccACAATGCAATTTCCATGACACTATcaaatttcttcccattttgaaTGCATAGTAGGGCAACCTTCTCCCATATAGCATTAGTATACtgacattcaaaaaataaatggttCCTACTTTCCATACCTACCCAATAGAAAATGCATTGGGGACTAATGTTCATCCTCCTCTTGATGAGCTAATCTTTTGTTGGTAGAGCCTCAACTAAACATCACCAGGTTGTGAATGAATGTCGAGGTATGTTGCCTTCAAACATACTGATTTCTTCCAGTCCAactttctctccttcctccttaCTATCTCCCATGCTGATTTAGTTGTAAACACACCTGTAGGATCTCCTTTCCAAACCACCAAGTCCTCGTCACCATAGTGAAGTCTAGGGATAGTTTGAAGACATCCCCAAGCTTCAATAAGATCAAGAGTTGTAGCTGGAGTAGGCAACCATTCCCCATTCCTTAAGATTTCATCAACTGTAGCAAGATGAGACAAACCAGAATCATATCTTATTCTTTCCCCAAATTTCTTAATAAGGATACCCTTAGGATGCCAAGAATCTAGCCATACCCCAGTGGCTCTTCCATTGCCTACCATATGCATAATAACACCTTCCACCTTGTCCCTATATTTCAAAATCTACCTCCATACCCAAGAAGCCTCACTAGCAGCCTTTACAATCCAAATTGTGTCCTTCTTTAAGTACCTTTTGTAAATCCAGTCCACCCATATGCTCTTCCTATGAGAAGCAATCCACCATCTATGCTTCATAATTCCAGCAACATTCATGTCTTTCACTATTTTCAGCCCTAAACCCCCCTCCTCCTTAGGTTTACATACAGCATCCCAGGAAATTAAAGTGTCTTCTTTTCCAAAGAGGGACCAGaccataaaaaattcaaaaaaaaattgactccaCCTTTGCTATAAGACTACTTGGTAATGCAAAAATACCTAACCAGTATATATAGCATCCTTGTAGAACTGAGGAAATCAACTGCAGTCTTCCAGCATATGAGAGAAACCTTGCCTTCCATCCTTCAAGCATATATTGTGGATATATTGTGAAATGTGGATATAGTATGTGGATTTGTGGAGGTAAATTCCCAAGATGGGACACGGTGAGGCCAAAGGGGGATTCCAGCACTGTGTGCCCGGTGTATGTGGATTTTGTGAATGATGTATAGTGATAGTACCTACATCATTTAGAATACATATGGTTAGGATATCAAAATTCAAGTGTTACACACCTTGCTAGTAGGGGTTAGGTACTGGATAATCCCAAAAGGATGGTATATTTGACAAGAATACCATGTCCACAGTACGACAGACTGTACTCAGAGGTGGACACACTATGGGTGATCGATGTGTAGGATTCTAGGACCATGGGCTATAGGGGTTACCTTTGGTGGTTTGCagggtgaccgatgtgtaggGTTCCTGGACCTGTAGACTTCCGGCTTGCAACTATCTTATATCTCTGAAGCCCGACGTGCTGGGGAGGGGATACCACTAATACCAAGATTATAGACTTagtaatgaaaatagaaaagtaGTGTAGCCAAATGGATTCACATGCATCATATAATTGtatggagcatgcattgcatcatttgtactGCGTGTGTTTGCCTACACAACCCTCATTGGGTTTTTGAAGCTCATCCCATATGGattcttctttttaaatggtGGAACTAGTGCTAAGGCAAGATTGGATTTCAATGGCGattgtgaggcttgtgtctgTGAGGCACATGGATGCTGATGGACGTCActtcactttttcttttgatgtaaATATTTATAAGTTATGTAAGATGTAATAATTATACCTATGTGTTGTTATTAAATGGGTCTTGAATACttataatttatcattttagtgTATGGGTAAATGTATgatgattttattagcttacTATAATATGTAGTTATGATCTTTGTGGCATTTGTGAGTTAAGTTACTACATCTGTGATATTGGTAGAGGTAGACTAATTGTGTTTGAGAATCCAGTGCTACATACCTTAGCCTATTGGAGGCTTGGTTTGACACATAAATGGGTTAGGATTAAACAGAAACAATCCACAAATGGTACCAAACGCAACCAAAAAACTTTTTAggagaaacaataaaaaataagaatgatACCAAAGAAGGCCGAAGATAATGATCATAACACACAAGGAAAGAATGACCAAGACATTGAAGATCATGATCATGTCGCATAAAGAAAGTGTATTGAGGATAACAATCATAACAAATAAGGGGAGGATAATCAAGAGATTGATAAGGATGATCACATTGAACATATTGATCTCCCACCACCAACCTTCCATAAGTAACAAGTAAATACTTTACATTGATTGCATTGATTATTTCCTTTTAGTATAACATTGTATTACTTTTGTACTAAATTCTATTTAAGGAAAAATCTTCTTCTCTACTCTCATGAGAGTGATAGAGAGACATTTCAAGCCTTCAGAGATGGGCCCAAATTTTAAAGAGATGTAGTCCCCTAGGTCCGATACTCATATTTTAAGTTTCAGCCCTATTAGAGAATTGCATATGATAAAATAGAGCTTCGCAACATTAGGGACAAGACTAGTGTGTCTGTTTGCAAGAGCTGTATTTGGTTGCAGTCTTTCTCTTTTGGTTTCACAGGTTAGTGACGTTAAATTTCAAAAGTAGATTGAGAATTGGTCCTCCTTTGCAACATTAGGGAAGAAACGATCTAAGGAGATCAAAACTCTGCTCTTTTATCTCTTGGTTCTTATCGTGTGCTCGAAATAAAAATGTTTTTGCAAGGAAGGACTGGACCCCTACAGATGTGATAGTGGCTGCCCAAAGAGCTTGAGAAGAATATCTCTCTGTTGGACGACTTATAAAAGGCTCTATTGCTACTTCAGTGACAACATTGAATCTAGCATGGCAGGCCCCGCCAATTGGCTTATTTAAGTTAAACCGTGACACATCATATCaccaagaaaggaagaagggaggggtgggttttgtgttttgaaaTCACCATGAACATCCCCTTATAGTAGTGTCAAATGACTCAAACCCCACCTCTTTTTGCAATGTAAAGGTAGGGGAGGTTTTGGCGATCATGGAAGGTCTCTTGGAAGCTCTTTCTGAGGGAGTAGATCGTCTTCTAGTGGAGAGTGATAACCAAGAGGTGATATCATATTTGCAAGACACATCTAAAGAGTCGGCCATATCAGTACCTGAGGTTATTGAAGATATTAgacacctctctacttactttGATTTTTGTAAGTTCCAATATATTCCAAGGGCTGCTAATGTGCTAGCAAATACCCTTGCAAGGAGGGCCCAATCTATTATGGATAGGATTGTTTGGCCAAATTCCAATCCTTGCATATCTGATCCAGTTGCAAATGGCAGGAGTGTAATCTGTATTCATGAATAGAtcttctttctaccaaaaaaatagaacTTTGAAATCTAGGCTTTGAGATATGCATATAAGTGGTAGTGGTCAAAGTACTATACACATAAATGTATATCCTTGGAGATGATTTTGTACTTAAGTGAATTAGGATATTTCTGGAACATGGAAAATTTAAATCACGATctctctatccaatggtcagataGCCGCATTTTATGTGTATGAGAGGTTCCTTCTGTGGGCGTCTAAGAAAAAAAGTTCCAAAAGATAAAGGTTGTATACAAAGGCAAAGTTCCAAAAGATAAAAGTTGTATACAAAGGCTTTGGAGTGTAGATCAAGTCTTTATaagagaatgattctcgtacggtATTTGATTTACTCATGGATTCCAtttaatctctcttcttttaattggtttttcttttgaatGGAGTCCATGTGTAAATCAAACACTGcacaagaatggttctcgtacgaggacttgatccacactCAAGGCTTTGAACTGAAAACAAGTCTATCCATttcagggggaaaaaaaagtctAACCCACTTAATCTTAATCTCAAGCtcattttttattccattttacCAATCTCCATCCTCTTCCACCaaatctcccccacccccagcAACCAAATGACAAAACAATAGAGACAGAAGTGTTAAATAACTTAACATTGCCTTGTCGATTAGTGGACTCTCTCTCCTTGTGAGTCGTTACGCAAATAAGATGGTGAACTATATCTGGAGCTTGGGATTGCAAGGCACTTTTTATGTTGCGGATGCGATAAGGGTAAACCCAAGGGGTGGTTCAGCTGGAAAAGACGTTTCCTCACAATTAAGAAGCCATGAGTCCTACctctcaaaaaaagaaaaagttaaatttcagtttcaaaCTTTTTAAGCCTCTTtaattattctctctcttgcaaatttgagaaagtaaaaaaattggttaaaagaaaaagaaactaatgtaAAATTCAACTCGTGTTATACAAATGTTTGTTATACAATAGTAACAACatcaaagccttatcccaacttaatgggatcaaCTACGTGAATCAAAGCAAGGGGCAAGAAAAAGGATAAGTAAAAGTGAAAGTAAATAGATCATAAAAATTCTAACGAAGTAGAACTCAACAAGTGGGGTCTGTTACCCAGATCTTGACCCATCAATATGCTCTAATCGATGGCATACTTGGAGCAAGACCTAatttgtgcatgtctttcctcaccaatTCTCCTTTGGTCACTTTTTGGCATATCCCTAGCTCTTTTACATCCTTCTATTTGGATCAGAGCATTCCTCCTTGTGCATTTGATGACCTCTGTTGAACATGATTATACCTTCCATCTGAAATGTGTCACACCTTGCCCCAAATATGGCTAAGGTATGCGGCATTGGATTTTCAACACAGTCAGCCTGACAATAcccaggatcacagatgcagtatGATAACCAAACCCATTTCACAAGTCATCTAATAAATCAGAGTATGCATATAAGATCCGTAAAACATAAATAAGTGTGGTGACCAAACTACTATGGTATCGAATAATATGATTACAAACCCATAAATCCCATtcatataaatatttaaaaccTTACAACACATTCTGCAATAATGCGTTATGTACACATTACCTTAATCATCTGACCAGCATGTGTCCAATAACTACACCTGGATATCCGAACTGTCTCTGTCGTGCCCAAAGCTGTAGTTCCAATATCTAAAAAGACGATACCAATGGAGGTGAGCTAAACaactcagtgaggggtgagcaCACAAGAACACACATACACATCATGAATGCCATCACAAGCTCACAATATCATACCACATGTTCCATATGCAAGATCCACATGATTCATTTATTAGTCTAttttccattctaattactaaggCTCAGTatctatgggtataagtgctataagcaatgtaggtggcattccctaccatGTACGTTGGGCCACAGGAATACAAACTCATTGCAAGCAGGAGTTACCCAGTCCTGGTCAGAGCCTCAGTCCCCCATGGTTTGACTGTTATGCATACAGTACGTtgtaccatgttgtgccctcgCAGGATACAGTACATCGTATCCGGGTGTAGTAGTCCTCTGCGACCTACCACCGAGTGgaattagccaataccttatcCCCTATTAGCAaagggttatagcactgggatgtgatcctaaccatatgcatctacaaGCATCCAACTCAATCATAGCATCCATCACAACCATCTGAGGCCATAGATGTAAGACTGAtctctgagcccacggtaccaaacaaaaccttggccacaccgtgccATAGACTAGCAATATTACATCTATTGCCACATACATACCTCTATGGTCCTAGTTGTAAGACTGACCTCTAAGCCCATGACACCTGACAAaacctcagccacaccatgCCACAGACCGTCAATATTATATCCATTCCCACATAGAAATCACACTACTCATCCACAAAAACCTCGATCACATCCAAATCGGTAAAACATGCATCATGTGAAAATTTATACatttttatacaaaataaatgaataacaAGTTTCATCACATTTCCACATGTGCAGACAAAATGAAAACATATAAGAAATACTCCGTAAAAACAAaccaaacacccactcacctgatTTCCCGAATCCAATGTTCTTTCGCTAAATTCCTGATCATGAGTATCTTCACCGGGTATATTGCAGGTTCCTAAGTAACCATTTTACATTTGAGTTAAATTCCATTGTTATTAACCTTTTATAAATCTTACTTTTCAAATCTCATTTGGATCTATATTCTAGATTCTTTACTCTGCCGATAAGAAGCACACTGGCCCCAAGTCAGTATTTCACTCCAGTTGACCGGACTGGTATCTAGTCCAGCTCCTGAGGTCTGGGTAGGTTATCTAGTCAACCTACATAGTCATTAAGCCCATTCTTGGTCTACTAGATTGGATTCACAAGTGTTTAACTCATAATTGCCCTACTGGATATGTCTGCACTGCTCTTAGCTCATAAACGTGCTTGGATAAGGTCCCAAGCATAGGTAGGGGAAATACTGATATTTCACTACCCAACACCTTCTATAGcattttctttcccctttttagGTCATAGAGCATGCCTTCACATGGCTTAACCATTACTGAACAAGTAAGGTTATACCTGTACAAGCTATAGGGTTACAGCCTTCAAAGCTCCTTACCCACCCTATTCTGTCAGGGACCAATCGGCTAGCCGGTTCCCCTAGTAAAATTGGTTGTTATCAGCCTAACAGCCCTGCCTCTCTTGGCAGAATTGTGCCAGGTGGTTCCAACACCTGAATTTCATTGCATCCACTTCATTACCTTAGAAACAAATTCCCCAAATCAATTTGGGTCTCGGAGCACTGTCTTGGTTCAATTAGGTCTCAATTTACCCAATTTGCTCCCTGAAAGGGTCAGCAAAACCTTCTGCCTGTCTCTGGGTAAAAATTTCGGTCAGGTAAGAGTCTATCCCACCTtcaatttcatttaattttactcaatttggaaaagccctatggtttagggtttatgggaCAAACCCTCCGTCACTTTGGGTTCCATTTGGGTTCAGGGATTGGGCCTTTTGCTGTGGGAGGGTGTACTGAGTTCCCATGAGCAAATTCCCTCACCCAATTTCATTTATATAATAACCCTAACCATGGACGATTCCTATTCTAGCTCAAATCACAAAGATGGATTAAGGGTTTTACCTTCCTGAAGTTCCTAGGAGGTGTAGGCAAGTTTACATGCACCTGTCCAGCTCTAGGCATCTATTCCAGTTGTGGCAGCACCTTGGAAACTTCTTCCAACTATTGGCAGCTTAAGGAGGTGCATGAACAGTAATAGCAGCAGCCATACAATAGTAGGAACAGCATGAGTAAACAGCAGCAAGAGGGCTGCTgcactctctttctccttccttctctttccttttctttcttccttcccttcttctcttttcttttcttcttctcccttctctgtTTTCATTCTATTTCACAGCAGCTAAGAGGAGAGAATAGCagactcccccccccccccctatttATAAGCTAAactagggtctgtttggcaaTTACATTTTGTAAAAACACATTTTCCTCAGCATTTAAACTTAAATAACTTAATATAGAAATTAGGGTTTGACATAATTCCAATTGCATTAGGGCTCTTAATAATTCCCTAATCAATGGTAGAAATGGGTGGAGTAACCTTGCAAAGTAGTGGGGCCCACAAAGGAAAAATGCCAAATCTGGGCATTCGGCCAGTTGGCCGGTTGGCAGGGGCCTATCCCATCGATTAGCCCTTGCTGGCTTCCCTGCTATCCTGCCTTCACACCATGATATCCTATCATGTGTGGGGCCTTCCCAACAcctaaaataaatcaattcCCTTACCTGTCCATCACTTTCATTCATCCACCCATTCTCATCATTATCTTTTAACTTTTGGTTGTAATTCATTACCACCACCTTCAAGATTGAGTGAGTTCTGAATTTAGGATGTTATAAAATGACGTTCCCGAAGCTTATCATGGATTGGGGCAGCTCCCAAGTCCGCTCTAATGCTttcattccttaccttatcCTTCCTAGCTTTCCCACAgatccatcttaacattctcatctccacTAAACACAATTTACCAATTTGCCTATCTAGGGCCAAAAAAATTGGTctattttattcaatttttcatTGAAGTTATTATAAAGATTGTGTATTCTGGGTCACATTCTTAAGTTCCCAAAttatttacaattttatttttttttaaatttgatgaattttaaaattttaaatacaaGAGCAATATATATGCGGCCCCCCCACAACATAACGCTCACCCAGCACCCCAAGTGAAGCAAGAGATCAATCCCAAGCCTCCTACCCCTACCAACTGCTAGCCAGGGGTATCACCAACTAAGCTAACATACAATTGTTTTCATGTACAAATTTTAATCTTCACCAAACAATTAATTAACAAAACTTTCAGAGCTGTGATCGCCCTCCTCTCAGCCTCTATATATTCATGAACATTGACAATGTCAATCAGTGATGTGTGAGACTACCATCCAACCCAGAAGACTAGGCCAGATTTGTTACTGATTAGGAGAGTGGCTCGGTAGGTCCAAGAACAGAGACTACTATCAAACCtccccttcaaaaaaaaaaaaaaaaaaaaaaaagaagtcttcTAATAAAACAAAGCTTAGGTTAGGCTGTAGGTCTCATAAATTGACATATCTAATACAGTCTAAGAGAGCGTCAAAACCAGGTTACAGGATTGGAAAGGAGTTGGGCATCATACGTACAAGTTTTAGTTGGTCTAAACAcgaatatatttataatttgggAAAAGTTTCTATCACACCTGCACCCGAAATCCTTGGGAGATTCGAGGCTTCAATGCCACATGAAGCAATAAAATTTCAGTCTTGCTCAGTTACTCCAGGAAAGTGCATTTTTGTTGCAGCTCCTCGTTAAAAAGTTCAAATTCAGTAAGGCATGTATTTGTGAAATTTCCTACTGCCTATGAGGCCCAAATATGTCGGCTATGTTTAGGTGTacggggaattaaagggaagggaaattaaattttcatacttaaaaaagaaattaaccatgtgacttttaacattaatttcaaatcattccacatttggttataaaattttactcttctttacatccaaaaccctttgctataatttgaaaaaaaaaatttacatttaaaatatatcattactaaatatgattaaaaaaattaagtaatttatacaatcatatgggataatgattataaacatttctttttaaagtatagAAACAATTATAAAGCAAATTAGATTCTGTTAAAAGAATACAAGTTTAGATATCCTAGCTTGGTGGACCAAAAGATGGAATTGAAGCTGGAACTTGACACATGGATGATTCCGTCCTTAGAGATGACCGACCGGCTTCCCAGATATTGTTTTGGGTGCAAAGCAAAAAAATCAGgattaaaaaggggaaaggggaggggggtggtAGAAAGAGAGTTGGGTATTCCCTTTTTATTATTGGGGAGCATTCCAttgtgattttctttcattattttttggtaaaataaaatAGGTAGAGGGTTCCTTAAAAGGCAGCGTGGTCTTTACACCAGCGCGGGAGCTAATTGAAACACGGGAGGGATTTCTGCATTTCATGAGGGGTGGCACGGTGCCCCCCACTAAGTTTGGGCACAGGAGCCACACTACCTTTTAcgtttctttttccctataaatAACAATAAGCTTcatatagttgggataaggctgggtTGTTGATGTACAAATTAACATTCAGCTTCATATAAAACACATTCCTCCACCcccaaaaagaaataaaccaaCAACAATGAAAACTATTTGCAAGCCGGTATCAATTTACTGCATCCCCAAACAGCTTCAATTAACTTTCCCAGCACCTACATAAGATGTAAGATCTATTCCTTCGCAggctcccccacccccaaaaccGCCAcccgaaaagaaaaaaaaaaaatttacagaaaCAATTATGgtctaaaaaattattttgcacCTGGATAATTCGATCATCTAGGTGTCATCTCAGTGATGGTGAAAACAGAACTTTGCAGCTGGGTGGTAGAGTCGATAGATGCTTTATTCAATGAAGGCAGTGTTCCACTGAGCCCTCCTAATTCTTGAAATATACCTGGGGGAGTCAGTTCCTTCTCGTTGAGCCAGATGTGTCTAGAGAGCATGTCAACAACTTGTGTCATTGTAGGCCTTCGGCCAGCTGCTTCTTGGGTGCAAAAGAGAGCTACCTTAATGTACCTAAGGACTTCTTCCTCCGAGAACTCTCCTAGCTCTTGGTCAAGCAGCTCTAATAATTTTCCTTCTTCATAGAGTTGCCAGGTCTGTCGATGCATAAAATTAAAGATTAGAGGAGATACAAGATAGGCAAGGACAAAAGAACGAAACAGTTGGGATGAATCATTTAGAACATGAACAAGGCATGAGAGTGTTTGTTTTTCCATCACAGAAAACAGACTTCAAATTCCAACTGAACAGTTCACAATGGAGC
This Macadamia integrifolia cultivar HAES 741 chromosome 10, SCU_Mint_v3, whole genome shotgun sequence DNA region includes the following protein-coding sequences:
- the LOC122092205 gene encoding uncharacterized protein LOC122092205; amino-acid sequence: MNVAGIMKHRWWIASHRKSIWVDWIYKRDKVEGVIMHMVGNGRATGVWLDSWHPKGILIKKFGERIRYDSGLSHLATVDEILRNGEWLPTPATTLDLIEAWGCLQTIPRLHYGDEDLVVWKGDPTGVFTTKSAWEIVRRKERKLDWKKSVCLKATYLDIHSQPGDV